One genomic window of Halolamina sediminis includes the following:
- the hemA gene encoding glutamyl-tRNA reductase: MTGVITGVSVSHALATVEEVESAAPDDESAAAQRLAARPGVSESVVLATCNRAEAYVVTNSAADGKEALSAFAPEVREGAVTRLEHEDAIRHLMRVASGLESLVLGEDQIIGQVKDAIERAREDGTLGPVLEEALLKAVHVGERARTETAINEGTVSMGSAAVELAGREADLDDATALVLGAGEMGTLAARAFDGAGVDELLVANRTLPNAEHVAEDVSVGTEAVPLHDAAAAVREASVVVAATGADEPVLTAEELDGADAVCVDIARPRDIDPAADKLESVVVHDIDDLERVTEAAHENRRAAAREVEAMIDREHDRLLSSFKRARADEAIRGMYEGAERMKARELDRAITKLEAQGDLNDDQRETVEALADSLVSQLLAPPTESLREAAGEDDWTTIQTAMELFDPRSDAADVDAPADAADERAGE, translated from the coding sequence GTGACCGGAGTGATCACTGGCGTGAGCGTCTCCCACGCGCTCGCCACCGTCGAGGAGGTGGAGTCGGCGGCGCCCGACGACGAGAGCGCCGCGGCCCAGCGACTCGCCGCCCGGCCGGGCGTTTCCGAGAGCGTCGTGCTCGCCACGTGCAACCGTGCGGAGGCGTACGTCGTCACCAACAGCGCCGCTGACGGCAAGGAGGCGCTGTCGGCGTTCGCGCCCGAGGTCCGTGAGGGGGCGGTCACCCGCCTCGAACACGAGGACGCGATCCGCCACCTGATGCGGGTCGCCAGCGGGCTGGAGTCGCTCGTGCTGGGCGAGGACCAGATCATCGGGCAGGTGAAGGACGCCATCGAACGCGCCCGCGAGGACGGCACGCTCGGCCCCGTGCTGGAGGAGGCGCTGCTGAAGGCGGTCCACGTCGGCGAGCGCGCCCGGACCGAGACCGCGATCAACGAGGGCACCGTCTCGATGGGCTCGGCCGCGGTCGAGCTCGCCGGCCGCGAGGCCGACCTCGACGACGCGACCGCACTGGTGCTCGGCGCCGGCGAGATGGGGACGCTCGCGGCGCGGGCGTTCGACGGCGCCGGCGTCGACGAACTCCTCGTCGCGAACCGCACGCTCCCCAATGCCGAACACGTCGCCGAGGACGTGAGCGTCGGCACCGAGGCGGTCCCGCTCCACGACGCCGCCGCCGCGGTCCGTGAAGCGTCGGTCGTCGTCGCCGCCACCGGTGCCGACGAGCCGGTACTGACCGCCGAGGAGCTCGACGGCGCGGACGCGGTCTGTGTCGACATCGCCCGCCCGCGGGACATCGACCCCGCGGCCGACAAGCTCGAGAGCGTCGTCGTCCACGACATCGACGATCTGGAGCGAGTGACCGAGGCAGCTCACGAGAATCGCCGCGCCGCCGCCCGGGAGGTCGAGGCGATGATCGACCGGGAGCACGACCGCCTGCTCTCCTCGTTCAAGCGTGCCCGCGCCGACGAGGCGATCCGCGGCATGTACGAGGGCGCCGAACGGATGAAGGCCCGCGAGCTCGACCGCGCGATCACCAAGCTCGAGGCCCAAGGCGACCTGAACGACGACCAGCGCGAGACCGTCGAGGCGCTCGCGGACTCGCTGGTCTCCCAGCTGCTCGCGCCGCCGACCGAGAGCCTGCGCGAGGCCGCCGGCGAGGACGACTGGACCACCATCCAGACGGCGATGGAGCTGTTCGACCCGCGCTCGGACGCCGCCGACGTCGACGCCCCCGCCGATGCGGCCGACGAGCGCGCGGGCGAGTAG
- a CDS encoding DUF5778 family protein — MADAVDDDLYQRARRLLEPGEIELVGCIVHTSLAGEEDLEMHELTVAINDVIADHAGKGESYIYAGNDTEEFASNQFQGKTLADDAFVWECQQLLREGTFDLVFYYEAGVEQEALAGDLDALDHVEGVTLVP, encoded by the coding sequence ATGGCCGACGCCGTCGACGACGACCTCTACCAGCGGGCCAGACGACTCCTCGAACCCGGCGAGATCGAACTGGTCGGCTGTATCGTCCACACGAGCCTCGCGGGCGAGGAGGACCTGGAGATGCACGAGCTCACCGTCGCGATCAACGACGTGATCGCCGACCACGCCGGGAAGGGCGAGAGCTACATCTACGCCGGTAACGACACCGAGGAGTTCGCCTCGAACCAGTTCCAGGGGAAGACCCTCGCCGACGACGCGTTCGTCTGGGAGTGCCAGCAGCTCCTCCGCGAGGGGACGTTCGACCTCGTGTTCTACTACGAGGCCGGCGTCGAGCAGGAGGCGCTGGCCGGCGACCTCGACGCGTTGGATCACGTCGAGGGAGTCACCCTCGTCCCCTGA
- a CDS encoding FxsA family protein, which yields MRTRYAIAALLLIPLADAIMLVFVAGEIGAVPTVLLVVLTGLIGMLLVRAEGRHTLARIQQKAARGEPPTDELLDGALLIAAGAFLLTPGVVTDALGFLLTIPPTRYPIRTLLKKYVVVPKLDERTGGFVTGGVWTSGFPNGGDGGQFGGGSFGGDGGNDPFDGGNAGPFDETATEQSDDDVYDVDPDSYRTKDDE from the coding sequence ATGCGAACCCGGTACGCCATCGCGGCGCTGCTGCTGATCCCGCTCGCGGACGCGATCATGCTGGTGTTCGTCGCCGGCGAGATCGGGGCGGTCCCGACCGTACTGCTCGTAGTGCTGACGGGGCTGATCGGCATGCTGCTGGTCCGCGCGGAGGGCCGCCACACGCTCGCCCGGATCCAACAGAAGGCCGCCCGCGGGGAGCCGCCGACGGACGAACTGCTCGACGGCGCGCTGCTGATCGCCGCCGGCGCGTTCCTGCTCACGCCCGGCGTCGTCACCGACGCGCTGGGGTTCCTGCTCACGATCCCCCCGACGCGCTACCCGATCCGAACCCTGCTCAAAAAGTACGTGGTCGTGCCGAAGCTCGACGAACGCACGGGCGGGTTCGTCACCGGTGGCGTCTGGACGAGCGGCTTCCCGAACGGCGGCGACGGCGGGCAGTTCGGCGGCGGCTCGTTCGGCGGCGATGGCGGGAACGACCCGTTCGACGGCGGGAACGCCGGCCCGTTCGACGAGACGGCAACCGAGCAGTCGGACGACGACGTGTACGACGTGGACCCGGACTCCTACCGGACGAAAGACGACGAGTGA
- a CDS encoding bacterio-opsin activator domain-containing protein, whose protein sequence is MHHVFVVGSLPSAFPAVESLRERLRDAGLVVSHADSPGDAGTRVANEPVDVLVVAAETDGAAELVTVADDNDVHCCVVGDDVVPGADTVVSPSGPSPVTRLIGVVHELGTQTSDGHELGEPEMSALDRGAEGTPPSTARVLDEAPVGITVADVTHPDQPLVYVNDQFVEQTGYGRDIALGRNCRFLQGPATEAEPVARMREAIDAGESVRVELRNYDREGDMFWQEVSLAPIRDDSGTVSHYAGFQNDITQRKRAEQAAERHRAALAEERETLRNLLDRLDGLVERVTGAVVEAENRPGLGEAVCSQLGSTYAAAWLAPYDPAAEQADPEWSSVSTLGTDPAESLGSVSVDRDAHVSADGGTAVADGVDDGQRPEPALLAEAVENRTVAIAEDGCWHSGVSDVAAVPVTYRGTVFGLFCVYTDAKTSLGREERAVLSAIGRTIGIGLNALDSQSSLTTDSGFEVAFTVDASTLPLARLAGRADCSLRQAGVVPADDGRTVLCTAADATADELRDAADAVSGVRSWTCITERAENPLFAFVLRDLPLLDAVETHGLRLADLQIDAAGVTIVARGTQEATARSLVEEIEAEYGSVDVRGFTRRPARETTLTEFVGDVEDRLTDRQQRALTTAIAAGYFEWPRETDGNELAESFGVARSTFHQHLRAALRKLLTAFDDAVTGRP, encoded by the coding sequence ATGCACCACGTTTTCGTGGTTGGCTCGCTGCCGTCGGCGTTTCCCGCGGTCGAATCGCTCCGCGAGCGCCTCCGCGATGCCGGCCTCGTGGTCAGTCATGCCGACTCGCCCGGCGACGCGGGCACACGCGTGGCGAACGAACCGGTCGACGTACTCGTCGTCGCTGCCGAAACGGACGGGGCGGCCGAGCTCGTCACAGTCGCCGACGACAACGACGTGCACTGTTGTGTCGTCGGCGACGACGTCGTACCGGGGGCCGATACCGTCGTCTCCCCGTCGGGACCCAGCCCGGTCACGAGGCTCATCGGCGTCGTTCACGAACTGGGAACGCAGACCAGTGACGGGCACGAACTCGGCGAGCCGGAAATGTCGGCACTCGATCGGGGGGCCGAGGGGACCCCGCCGTCGACCGCACGAGTGCTCGACGAGGCACCGGTGGGGATCACCGTGGCCGACGTGACACACCCCGATCAGCCGCTCGTCTACGTCAACGACCAGTTTGTCGAGCAGACCGGCTACGGCCGCGATATCGCGCTCGGCCGGAACTGTCGGTTCCTGCAGGGGCCGGCGACCGAGGCCGAGCCCGTGGCGCGGATGCGCGAGGCCATCGACGCCGGGGAGTCGGTCCGCGTCGAACTCCGGAACTACGACCGCGAGGGCGACATGTTCTGGCAGGAGGTGTCGCTGGCGCCAATTCGGGACGATAGCGGGACGGTGAGCCACTACGCCGGGTTCCAGAACGACATCACCCAACGGAAGCGCGCCGAACAGGCCGCCGAGCGACATCGCGCTGCGTTGGCCGAGGAGCGCGAGACGCTCCGGAACCTGCTGGACCGCCTCGACGGCCTCGTCGAACGGGTCACGGGCGCCGTAGTCGAGGCTGAAAACAGGCCGGGGCTCGGCGAGGCGGTCTGTTCGCAGCTGGGGTCGACCTACGCGGCCGCGTGGCTGGCACCGTACGATCCGGCCGCCGAGCAGGCCGACCCCGAGTGGAGCAGCGTCTCGACGCTCGGGACGGATCCTGCCGAGAGCCTCGGCTCGGTGTCGGTGGACCGCGACGCGCACGTCTCCGCGGACGGCGGAACGGCGGTCGCAGATGGCGTCGACGACGGTCAGCGGCCCGAACCGGCCCTCCTCGCGGAGGCAGTGGAGAACCGTACCGTCGCGATCGCCGAGGACGGGTGCTGGCACTCGGGCGTGAGTGACGTAGCGGCGGTCCCCGTCACGTACCGCGGGACGGTGTTCGGCCTGTTCTGTGTGTACACCGACGCCAAGACGTCGCTCGGGCGGGAGGAACGGGCGGTCCTGTCGGCTATCGGCCGGACTATCGGTATCGGGCTGAACGCCCTCGACAGCCAGAGTTCGCTCACGACCGACAGCGGTTTCGAGGTAGCGTTCACGGTCGACGCGTCGACGCTCCCGCTCGCGCGGTTGGCCGGACGGGCTGACTGCTCGCTCCGGCAGGCGGGGGTCGTTCCGGCGGACGACGGCCGGACGGTTCTCTGTACGGCAGCGGACGCGACGGCCGACGAACTCCGCGACGCCGCCGACGCCGTGTCGGGCGTCCGCTCGTGGACGTGTATCACCGAACGCGCCGAGAACCCCCTGTTCGCGTTCGTGTTGCGTGACCTGCCGTTGCTCGACGCCGTCGAGACACACGGCCTCCGACTCGCGGACCTGCAGATCGATGCCGCCGGGGTGACGATCGTCGCCCGCGGCACACAGGAGGCCACGGCTCGCTCCCTCGTCGAGGAGATCGAGGCGGAGTACGGCTCCGTCGACGTGCGTGGGTTCACGAGGCGGCCGGCCCGGGAGACGACGCTGACGGAGTTCGTCGGCGACGTGGAGGACCGGCTCACCGACCGCCAGCAGCGGGCGCTCACAACCGCGATCGCCGCCGGCTACTTCGAGTGGCCCCGCGAGACCGACGGCAACGAGCTCGCCGAGAGTTTCGGCGTTGCCCGCTCGACGTTCCACCAGCACCTTCGGGCCGCGCTCCGAAAGCTCCTGACGGCGTTCGACGACGCCGTAACGGGACGACCCTAA
- a CDS encoding bacteriorhodopsin, whose protein sequence is MPNPGTEQIWLWLGTVGMFVGMLYFIARGWGETDERRQEFYIVTIFITAIAFVNYLAMALGFGLTTVTIAGEELPIYWARYTDWFFTTPLLLLDLGLLAGATRNELSSLVGLDMLMIGTGAVATLSAGAGAFSVGARRLIWWGVSTGFLLVLLYMLYGTLDDRVDELGGDVRSTFETLRTLIVVIWLVYPVWWLVGTEGLDIVGINIETAGFMVLDLTAKVGFGYILLSSRKALDAVSSSSEASAEPAD, encoded by the coding sequence ATGCCAAACCCAGGCACGGAGCAGATATGGTTGTGGCTCGGCACAGTCGGAATGTTCGTCGGGATGCTCTACTTCATCGCCCGCGGCTGGGGCGAGACCGACGAGCGCAGACAGGAGTTCTACATCGTGACCATATTCATCACGGCGATCGCGTTCGTGAACTATCTCGCGATGGCGTTGGGGTTCGGCTTGACCACGGTGACCATCGCGGGCGAGGAACTCCCCATCTACTGGGCACGGTACACTGACTGGTTCTTCACGACGCCGCTGTTGCTGCTCGACCTCGGCCTGCTCGCCGGGGCGACCCGGAACGAACTGTCCAGCCTCGTCGGCCTCGACATGCTGATGATCGGCACCGGCGCCGTCGCCACCCTCTCGGCGGGGGCGGGCGCGTTCAGCGTCGGCGCGCGCCGACTGATCTGGTGGGGCGTGAGCACGGGCTTCCTGCTCGTTCTGCTGTACATGCTGTACGGCACGCTGGACGACCGCGTCGACGAACTCGGCGGCGACGTACGCTCGACGTTCGAGACGCTCCGGACGCTCATCGTGGTCATCTGGCTGGTCTACCCGGTCTGGTGGCTGGTGGGCACGGAGGGGCTGGACATCGTCGGCATCAACATCGAGACGGCGGGGTTCATGGTGCTCGACCTGACCGCGAAGGTCGGCTTCGGCTACATCCTGCTGTCCAGTCGGAAAGCCCTCGACGCCGTGAGTTCGAGCAGCGAAGCGAGCGCCGAACCGGCCGACTGA
- a CDS encoding lycopene cyclase domain-containing protein, whose translation MTGLTYPQFHAAFVLPAVLTLLAATTVSRRHAPGRTVWVSGASRTYWLDVALLVVLAVVYTTPWDNFLIAQGVWGYGPGRILARIGYAPVSEYAFFGAQTVLTALWLSHLRMDPPDGVGERTQRRRHGERVFGVVLAGALGALGLWWLGSDSTFYLGAIVAWAAPVLALQWAVGAPALLDRRRTVLLGVGVPSLYLSIADRIAIGQGVWELSATYTTGVTPAGLPVEEALFFVVTNVFVVQGLVLARWVRDEWA comes from the coding sequence ATGACCGGCCTCACCTATCCTCAGTTCCACGCGGCGTTCGTGCTCCCGGCAGTGCTCACACTCCTCGCGGCGACGACGGTATCGCGCCGTCACGCCCCCGGACGGACCGTCTGGGTCAGCGGCGCGAGCCGGACGTACTGGCTCGACGTGGCGCTGCTGGTGGTGCTGGCGGTCGTCTACACGACGCCGTGGGACAACTTCCTCATCGCACAGGGAGTCTGGGGGTACGGGCCCGGGCGGATCCTCGCCCGGATCGGCTACGCGCCGGTCTCGGAGTACGCCTTCTTCGGCGCCCAGACGGTCCTGACCGCGCTGTGGCTTTCGCATCTGCGGATGGACCCTCCCGACGGCGTCGGGGAGCGAACTCAGCGACGCCGCCACGGCGAACGCGTGTTCGGGGTCGTCCTCGCGGGCGCACTGGGCGCGCTGGGGCTGTGGTGGCTCGGGAGCGACTCGACGTTCTATCTCGGCGCGATCGTCGCGTGGGCGGCGCCGGTGCTCGCGCTCCAGTGGGCCGTCGGCGCCCCGGCGCTGCTCGACCGCCGGCGGACCGTTCTGCTGGGGGTCGGAGTGCCGTCACTGTACCTCTCGATCGCCGACCGGATCGCAATCGGGCAGGGCGTCTGGGAGCTCTCCGCGACGTACACGACCGGCGTGACCCCCGCCGGCCTTCCGGTCGAGGAGGCGCTGTTCTTCGTCGTGACGAACGTGTTCGTTGTCCAAGGGTTGGTGCTGGCCCGCTGGGTGCGTGACGAATGGGCGTGA
- a CDS encoding Brp/Blh family beta-carotene 15,15'-dioxygenase translates to MGVNSREDATWSGSDASATERAQQFETVVGRPVRLLFLALTGVGALVAATGLSLPTWARYLPLALTVVLFGLPHGAIDHFVPARLGAAVPIDSARRSAVAVGLLYLLLGGGYALVWLAAPRLAALSFVGLTWFHWGQGDVWTLRRVFGADHLRARWLRAATLAVRGGLPMLVPLLAFPERYRAVLSAWVALFAAPLDLPWLFAPRTRLALGAGFAIYCVGTLGAGRLAVDGPGGRQGWRVDAAEVGLLWAFFLLVPPLVAVGLYFACWHALRHVARLVLLAPDREPPRESVAFAVWLWGAVRRFAREAAPLTALSLVLLGGFGTVVPATVENLPEYAALYLVFVAVVTLPHVVVVTLMDHAEGVWTDDRPSDGG, encoded by the coding sequence ATGGGCGTGAACAGCCGCGAGGACGCCACGTGGTCGGGGAGTGACGCGTCGGCGACGGAGCGGGCCCAACAGTTCGAGACCGTCGTCGGCCGCCCGGTCAGGCTGCTGTTTCTCGCGCTGACTGGCGTCGGCGCGCTGGTCGCCGCGACCGGGCTCTCGCTGCCGACGTGGGCGCGGTACCTCCCGCTAGCGCTGACGGTCGTGCTGTTCGGCCTCCCACACGGGGCGATCGACCATTTCGTCCCCGCACGGCTCGGGGCCGCGGTGCCGATCGACTCCGCCCGGCGGAGTGCTGTGGCGGTGGGGCTGCTCTACCTCCTGCTCGGGGGTGGCTACGCGCTCGTGTGGCTGGCGGCGCCGCGACTGGCGGCGCTGTCCTTCGTGGGGCTGACGTGGTTCCACTGGGGACAGGGCGACGTCTGGACGCTACGCCGGGTGTTCGGCGCCGATCACCTCCGCGCTCGCTGGCTCCGGGCGGCGACGCTCGCCGTCCGTGGCGGGCTACCGATGCTGGTGCCGCTGCTGGCGTTCCCGGAGCGCTACCGGGCGGTGCTGTCGGCGTGGGTCGCGCTGTTCGCGGCGCCGCTGGACCTCCCGTGGCTGTTCGCACCGCGGACGCGTCTCGCGCTCGGCGCCGGGTTCGCGATCTACTGTGTCGGCACGCTTGGGGCGGGGCGACTGGCCGTCGACGGGCCGGGCGGTCGGCAGGGGTGGCGCGTCGACGCCGCCGAGGTCGGCCTGCTCTGGGCGTTCTTCCTGCTCGTCCCGCCGCTGGTGGCGGTGGGGCTGTACTTCGCCTGCTGGCACGCGCTCCGGCACGTGGCCCGACTGGTGCTGCTGGCGCCCGATCGGGAGCCGCCGAGGGAGTCGGTCGCGTTCGCGGTGTGGCTCTGGGGGGCGGTCCGGCGCTTCGCTCGCGAGGCTGCGCCGCTGACGGCGCTGTCGCTCGTCCTCCTCGGGGGGTTCGGCACGGTCGTTCCCGCGACGGTCGAGAACCTCCCGGAGTACGCGGCGCTGTACCTGGTGTTCGTCGCGGTCGTGACGCTGCCCCACGTCGTGGTCGTGACGTTGATGGACCACGCGGAGGGGGTGTGGACCGACGACCGACCGAGTGACGGGGGCTGA
- a CDS encoding DEAD/DEAH box helicase, whose protein sequence is MSQRSDATARVADVVPEFAEAFAFEEFNAMQREALPALLDTDENVVASAPTASGKTALAELAICKTLKEGGTALFIAPMRALTNEKEAEWDRFEELGYSVYVVTGERDLDPRRAERADILVMTPEKTDSATRKHDSARYGFITDVDCCVIDEVHLLDSEKRGSVLEVTVSRLRRLCEPRIIALSATMPNVEDVAEWLDAPPANTFAFGDEYRPVDLETGVKTYSHGENSFADKYRRLYRALDLAKPHIREAGQSLVFVSSRQDTVRAAEKARDEVTDWDIEMGSRGDYDFHTAAKEVENETLRHSVVDGVAFHHAGLSRNDKNLVEQWFKEGKIQLLFSTSTLAWGVNLPARCVVIRDTKYHDPLEGEVDISPLDVLQMLGRAGRPGYDDVGYGWVICDADDADKYRTLLREGKEIESMLAGDIETHLNAEVAMGTIQGLDDVMSWVETTFYYVRAKSEPEEYDFENLRERVRETVESLVDSGFVETDDELGVEATTLGRLASNYYLRLDTAERFREACERERLTGDDVLEAVAAAGEFDSVSARQSETEAIDRALDGAGVETDLENGNRKVLAILHAATDGRTPSDLRSDAWIIRQNALRLIAALREFAAAFAGPRAANLVRRMEARVEHGVPREAVGLTAIEGVGAGRAESLADAGYAAPAELVDAGAAKLTNAGLSDSVAERVADAARDLPRISVDWGAFPETIATGENEMCELTVRNLGGGARVGIRVTVNGTEMTGTETYLGDSETVPAPVFGADEDELRFVVEVTFPELPLSPVREDRTVRVE, encoded by the coding sequence GTGTCTCAGCGCTCCGACGCCACGGCCCGCGTCGCCGACGTCGTCCCCGAGTTCGCCGAGGCGTTCGCGTTCGAGGAGTTCAACGCGATGCAGCGGGAGGCGCTGCCCGCCCTGCTCGACACCGACGAGAACGTCGTCGCGAGCGCGCCGACCGCCTCCGGGAAGACGGCGCTCGCGGAGCTGGCGATCTGTAAGACCCTGAAGGAGGGCGGCACCGCCCTGTTCATCGCGCCGATGCGGGCGCTGACCAACGAGAAGGAGGCCGAGTGGGACCGCTTCGAGGAGCTTGGCTACTCGGTGTACGTCGTCACTGGCGAGCGTGACCTCGACCCGCGCCGCGCGGAACGCGCGGACATCCTCGTGATGACGCCGGAGAAGACCGACTCCGCGACGCGGAAACACGACTCCGCCCGCTACGGGTTTATCACCGACGTGGACTGCTGTGTGATCGACGAGGTCCACCTGCTCGACTCCGAGAAGCGCGGCTCCGTGCTCGAAGTCACCGTCTCGCGGCTCCGTCGGCTCTGTGAACCCCGAATTATCGCGCTCTCGGCGACGATGCCCAACGTCGAGGACGTGGCGGAGTGGCTCGACGCGCCGCCGGCGAACACGTTCGCGTTCGGCGACGAGTACCGCCCGGTCGACCTCGAGACCGGCGTGAAGACGTACAGCCACGGCGAGAACTCCTTCGCGGACAAGTACCGCCGGCTCTACCGCGCGCTCGACCTCGCGAAGCCACACATCCGCGAGGCGGGCCAGTCGCTCGTGTTCGTCTCCTCCCGGCAGGACACCGTCCGCGCCGCTGAGAAGGCCCGCGACGAGGTCACCGACTGGGATATCGAGATGGGCTCCCGCGGCGACTACGACTTCCACACCGCCGCCAAGGAGGTCGAGAACGAGACGCTGCGCCACTCCGTCGTCGACGGCGTCGCGTTCCACCACGCCGGCCTCTCCCGGAACGACAAGAACCTCGTCGAGCAGTGGTTCAAGGAGGGGAAGATCCAACTGCTGTTCTCCACCTCCACGCTCGCGTGGGGCGTGAACCTCCCCGCCCGCTGTGTCGTCATCCGCGACACGAAGTACCACGACCCGCTGGAGGGCGAGGTCGACATCTCGCCGCTGGACGTGCTCCAGATGCTCGGCCGCGCCGGCCGGCCGGGCTACGACGACGTTGGCTACGGCTGGGTGATCTGCGACGCCGACGACGCCGACAAGTACCGCACCCTGCTGCGGGAGGGGAAAGAGATCGAGTCGATGCTCGCGGGCGACATCGAGACCCACCTCAACGCCGAGGTCGCGATGGGGACGATACAGGGGCTCGACGACGTGATGTCGTGGGTCGAGACGACGTTCTACTACGTCCGGGCGAAGTCAGAGCCCGAGGAGTACGACTTCGAGAACCTCCGCGAGCGCGTGCGCGAGACCGTCGAGAGCCTCGTGGACTCGGGGTTCGTCGAGACCGACGACGAGCTCGGCGTCGAGGCGACGACGCTCGGCCGGCTGGCCTCGAACTACTACCTCCGCCTCGACACGGCCGAACGCTTCCGCGAGGCCTGCGAGCGCGAGCGCCTGACCGGCGACGACGTGCTGGAGGCCGTCGCCGCCGCGGGGGAGTTCGACTCCGTCTCGGCCCGCCAGTCCGAGACCGAGGCGATCGACCGCGCGCTCGACGGCGCGGGTGTCGAGACCGACCTCGAGAACGGCAACCGCAAGGTGCTCGCGATCCTCCACGCCGCGACCGACGGCCGCACGCCGAGTGACCTCCGCTCGGACGCGTGGATCATCCGGCAGAACGCGCTCCGCCTGATCGCCGCGCTGCGGGAGTTCGCCGCGGCCTTTGCGGGCCCGCGGGCTGCGAACCTCGTGCGCCGGATGGAGGCCCGCGTCGAACACGGCGTGCCGCGCGAGGCAGTGGGGCTCACCGCGATCGAGGGCGTCGGCGCCGGGCGCGCGGAGTCGCTGGCCGACGCGGGCTACGCCGCGCCCGCGGAGCTGGTCGACGCCGGCGCCGCGAAACTCACGAACGCGGGGCTCTCCGACAGTGTCGCCGAGCGCGTCGCCGACGCGGCCCGTGACCTGCCCCGGATCTCGGTCGATTGGGGGGCGTTCCCCGAGACGATCGCGACTGGCGAGAACGAGATGTGTGAGCTGACGGTCCGGAACCTCGGCGGCGGCGCCCGCGTCGGCATCCGGGTGACGGTCAACGGGACCGAGATGACCGGCACCGAGACGTATCTCGGCGACTCGGAGACGGTGCCGGCGCCCGTCTTCGGCGCCGACGAGGACGAACTCCGATTCGTCGTCGAGGTGACGTTCCCGGAACTGCCGCTGTCGCCCGTTCGCGAGGACCGGACGGTGCGGGTGGAGTAG
- a CDS encoding MATE family efflux transporter encodes MFDLDPGDITEGRLSRALLVLAAPLVAQNLVQVANSAADVFWLGRLGDGAVGAVGLNQPIMALVMVPLMAAMVGTQVLVSQRIGGENRSDARKAVFHGIALALVSGAVITLLVAPNAGPLVRLLGAGPDVAPQAAAYLSAYMLLFPFTSVSDTVEMGFVGAGDSKTAMYLNFLAIGGNLVLDPLLIFGVWVFPELGVAGAALATVLGYTMSMVLGLYWLAGDHGSISLSLADVGFDLDEFREMVDIGLPSAGQRLASQSVRLVVVAIVTVVGGAAGLAAYTVGARIATIAFVPAQGLQQAGQSVVGQNLGADRPDRARRATWIGVGIAAVALAVIGVVQLLVPELLTQVFVPDISEQGQAYAVRYLEILAYGYWAIGATYMLLAGLNGARRTKTSLIVDLVKYWGIRLPIAVLALPVGLGVGAFGLSIAPGLGWGMDAIFWAVTGSNVAAALGLAVYFKYATSEGMMRRAADVATAD; translated from the coding sequence ATGTTCGATCTCGACCCCGGCGACATCACCGAGGGCCGACTCTCTCGTGCACTGCTCGTCCTCGCGGCGCCGCTGGTGGCTCAGAACCTCGTGCAGGTGGCCAACTCCGCGGCCGACGTGTTCTGGCTCGGCCGCCTCGGCGACGGTGCGGTCGGTGCTGTCGGGCTGAACCAGCCGATCATGGCGCTGGTGATGGTGCCGCTGATGGCGGCGATGGTCGGGACACAGGTGCTCGTCTCCCAGCGGATCGGCGGCGAGAACCGATCGGACGCGCGGAAGGCGGTGTTCCACGGGATCGCGCTGGCGCTGGTCTCCGGCGCGGTCATCACGCTGCTGGTCGCGCCCAACGCGGGGCCGCTGGTCCGCCTGCTCGGCGCCGGGCCCGACGTGGCGCCACAGGCCGCGGCGTACCTCTCGGCGTACATGCTCCTCTTTCCGTTCACTTCCGTCAGCGATACCGTGGAGATGGGCTTCGTCGGTGCGGGGGACTCCAAGACGGCGATGTACCTCAACTTCCTCGCGATCGGCGGCAACCTCGTGCTCGACCCGCTGCTGATCTTCGGGGTCTGGGTGTTCCCCGAACTCGGCGTCGCGGGCGCGGCCCTCGCGACCGTGCTCGGCTACACGATGTCGATGGTGCTGGGGCTCTACTGGCTCGCCGGCGACCACGGCTCGATCTCGCTGTCGCTCGCGGACGTGGGGTTCGATCTCGACGAGTTCCGGGAGATGGTCGACATCGGCCTCCCCTCGGCGGGCCAGCGGCTGGCTTCCCAGTCGGTCCGGCTGGTCGTCGTCGCGATCGTCACGGTCGTCGGCGGCGCCGCGGGGCTGGCGGCGTACACCGTCGGCGCCCGGATCGCGACCATCGCGTTCGTCCCCGCACAGGGGCTCCAGCAGGCCGGCCAGAGCGTCGTCGGGCAGAACCTCGGCGCTGACCGCCCCGACCGCGCCCGGCGGGCGACGTGGATCGGCGTCGGGATCGCCGCCGTCGCGCTCGCGGTGATTGGCGTCGTCCAACTGTTGGTCCCCGAGCTGCTCACGCAGGTGTTCGTCCCCGACATCTCCGAACAGGGACAGGCGTACGCGGTCCGCTACCTCGAGATCCTCGCGTACGGCTACTGGGCCATCGGCGCCACGTACATGCTGCTCGCGGGGCTCAACGGCGCCCGCCGGACCAAGACCAGCCTGATCGTCGACCTCGTGAAGTACTGGGGGATCCGGCTCCCGATCGCGGTGCTCGCCCTGCCCGTCGGGCTGGGCGTCGGCGCGTTCGGTCTCTCGATCGCCCCGGGCCTCGGCTGGGGGATGGACGCCATCTTCTGGGCGGTGACGGGGTCGAACGTCGCCGCCGCGCTGGGGCTGGCGGTCTACTTCAAGTACGCGACGAGCGAGGGGATGATGCGCCGTGCAGCGGACGTGGCGACGGCGGATTAG